From the genome of Anopheles moucheti chromosome 3, idAnoMoucSN_F20_07, whole genome shotgun sequence, one region includes:
- the LOC128302288 gene encoding uncharacterized protein LOC128302288 produces MSRLLTCTGVCLLLLSSYGSIVWCYENTAPYTVRRPLDTLFRAGSFPQKHAGPVPAVGLNGSGSHAAHDAHGSLANDQQHQPQRQPSIAGQFQAAGPLEQHRAVLHRRVEPGGGSTGNHHRWHADQRPDVFGVDTVPAFQRALPAIDIGSPGSDNDFIGHGGQSPLDMFESSVPDAALDPTDNEIGDNPLLAALGAISGPRVVDHEEVVPPNQPTGRMMESIDLIREQLERIKQEEDIEIKSNLLMKLLTELPEGPLPIVYIEDAAGKAGPARRVTEEDEDDTVDNGASEPGDEDGDDGQLSVDGRIRAEPFTPNGGKRSGRYYRRYPWKRQNARSRTYDAEARYLCVPSREDVFKLLVGLHENRIGNHQKTVNFCNRKRPAKAIFTNIRFLG; encoded by the exons ATGTCACGGCTGTTGACGTGTACTGGCGTCTGTCTGCTTCTGCTCAGTAGCTACGGTTCCATCGTTTGGTGTTACGAGAACACTGCTCCGTACACCGTGCGTCGTCCGCTGGACACACTGTTCCGGGCCGGTTCCTTTCCGCAGAAACATGCCGGACCTGTTCCGGCCGTGGGGCTCAATGGTAGTGGTTCACACGCTGCGCACGATGCTCACGGTTCATTAGCGAACGATCAACAGCACCAGCCACAACGACAACCATCCATCGCTGGACAGTTCCAAGCGGCGGGTCCTCTGGAGCAGCATCGGGCCGTACTGCATCGGCGTGTAGAGCCGGGAGGAGGTTCGACTGGGAACCATCATCGTTGGCACGCAGATCAAAGACCAGACGTGTTCGGAGTCGACACGGTGCCAGCATTCCAACGTGCCCTTCCGGCAATCGATATCGGTAGTCCGGGCAGCGACAATG ATTTCATTGGCCACGGGGGACAATCACCACTGGACATGTTCGAGTCGTCCGTACCGGACGCAGCACTCGACCCCACGGACAACGAGATCGGCGACAATCCGCTGCTGGCCGCACTGGGTGCGATTAGTGGACCACGGGTGGTTGACCACGAAGAGGTGGTACCACCGAACCAACCAACAGGCCGCATGATGGAAAGCATCGATCTGATCCGGGAGCAACTGGAGCGCATCAAGCAGGAGGAGGACATCGAAATCAAATCGAATCTGCTGATGAAGCTGTTGACGGAATTGCCCGAGGGACCGTTGCCGATTGTCTACATTGAGGATGCGGCCGGTAAAGCGGGCCCAGCACGGCGTGTGACGGAAGAGGACGAAGATGACACGGTGGATAACGGTGCGTCGGAGCCGGGAGATGAGGACGGTGACGACGGACAGCTGTCGGTCGATGGTAGGATCCGAGCGGAACCGTTCACACCGAACGGTGGCAAACGATCCGGGCGCTACTATCGGCGCTATCCCTGGAAGCGCCAGAACGCACGAAGCCGAAC ATATGATGCCGAAGCGCGTTACCTGTGCGTACCGAGCCGTGAGGACGTGTTCAAGCTGCTCGTCGGGCTGCACGAAAACCGAATCGGCAATCACCAGAAGACGGTCAACTTCTGCAACCGAAAGCGTCCGGCAAAGGCCATCTTTACAAACATCCGCTTCCTGGGCTAA